One stretch of Schlesneria sp. DSM 10557 DNA includes these proteins:
- the wrbA gene encoding NAD(P)H:quinone oxidoreductase — MTKLLVLYYSMYGHIETLSQAIVEGAKSVDGVEVTLKRVPETMSSEASQRAGAKLDQAAPVADPKELSEYDAIIFGTPTRFGNMAGQMRLFLDQTGGLWVKGGLVGKVASVFTSTGTGGGNESTIISFIPTLMHHGMIYVGLPYSCPELADISELKGGSPWGAATIAGADGSRQPSSKELAMATFQGRHVAEVARKLFP; from the coding sequence ATGACAAAGCTGTTGGTGCTCTACTACTCGATGTATGGGCATATCGAAACGCTCTCGCAGGCGATTGTTGAAGGAGCAAAATCCGTCGACGGTGTCGAAGTGACTCTCAAGCGAGTTCCTGAAACGATGTCCTCGGAAGCGTCTCAGCGCGCGGGGGCTAAACTGGATCAGGCTGCTCCCGTCGCTGATCCCAAGGAACTGAGCGAATACGACGCCATCATTTTCGGGACCCCGACCCGCTTCGGGAACATGGCAGGACAGATGCGTCTCTTTCTTGACCAGACGGGGGGACTGTGGGTGAAAGGGGGGCTGGTCGGAAAAGTTGCCAGTGTCTTCACCAGTACTGGAACGGGCGGCGGGAACGAAAGCACGATCATCAGCTTTATCCCCACACTCATGCATCACGGTATGATCTATGTTGGGCTACCTTACTCATGTCCGGAACTCGCGGACATCAGCGAACTGAAAGGGGGATCTCCCTGGGGCGCCGCGACGATCGCAGGTGCAGACGGCTCACGCCAACCAAGTAGCAAAGAACTCGCCATGGCAACTTTCCAGGGTCGGCACGTCGCTGAAGTCGCCAGGAAGCTGTTCCCGTAA